From a region of the Streptomyces sp. NBC_01244 genome:
- the sbnA gene encoding 2,3-diaminopropionate biosynthesis protein SbnA: MPEKPYSGILETIGNTPLVRLENLLPGFGSKVFAKVERFNPGGSIKDRSAQRMLIDAVRSGELKPGKSVVIESSSGNLAVGLAQMCRYFGLRFVCVVDGKTTGQNLAILNAFGAEVEVVTERDEATGEYLPARLRRVRELVATVPHAFWPNQYANPLNPRAHEITMREIAASLNGTVDYLFASVSTFGTLKGCSDHIRNEGLGTTVVAVDALGSAIFGHESSVRLIPGHGASVVPPLMDPDAADDVVHISDLECVAACRRLVDREAILAGGSSGATVAALQKYAERIPDGSHCVLIFPDGGDRYLDTIYSDEWVLRHFGEVSHLWKG, encoded by the coding sequence GTGCCCGAGAAACCGTACTCAGGAATTCTGGAGACCATAGGGAACACCCCTCTGGTTCGCCTGGAAAACCTGCTGCCCGGCTTCGGGTCCAAGGTCTTCGCCAAGGTCGAGCGATTCAACCCGGGCGGCAGCATCAAGGACCGGTCGGCGCAACGCATGCTGATCGACGCGGTGCGCTCCGGCGAGTTGAAGCCGGGCAAGTCAGTCGTCATCGAGTCCAGCTCCGGCAACCTCGCCGTCGGACTCGCCCAGATGTGCCGCTACTTCGGACTGCGCTTCGTGTGCGTGGTGGACGGCAAGACCACTGGCCAGAACCTCGCCATCCTGAACGCCTTCGGAGCCGAGGTGGAGGTCGTCACCGAACGGGACGAGGCCACCGGCGAATACCTGCCGGCCCGGCTGCGCCGGGTGCGCGAGCTGGTCGCAACCGTCCCGCACGCCTTCTGGCCCAACCAGTACGCCAACCCGCTCAACCCGCGGGCCCACGAGATCACGATGCGGGAGATCGCCGCGTCGCTGAACGGGACCGTCGACTACCTCTTCGCCTCCGTGAGCACCTTCGGCACCCTGAAGGGCTGCTCCGACCACATCCGCAACGAAGGCCTGGGCACCACGGTCGTCGCCGTGGACGCCCTGGGCAGCGCCATCTTCGGACACGAGTCCAGCGTGCGGCTGATCCCCGGACACGGCGCCTCCGTCGTGCCGCCGCTGATGGACCCCGACGCCGCCGACGACGTCGTCCACATCTCCGACCTCGAATGCGTCGCGGCCTGCCGCCGGCTCGTGGACCGGGAGGCCATTTTGGCCGGCGGATCGTCCGGCGCGACCGTCGCCGCCCTCCAGAAATACGCGGAGCGGATTCCCGACGGATCCCATTGCGTCCTGATCTTCCCGGACGGTGGGGACCGCTATCTCGACACGATTTATTCCGACGAGTGGGTCCTCCGTCATTTCGGCGAGGTATCCCACCTCTGGAAGGGCTGA
- the sbnB gene encoding 2,3-diaminopropionate biosynthesis protein SbnB: MIVIRHADVEKLLEGRETDNIRTVAEAYRLHASGETAVPHSVFLRFPGRERDRIIGLPAYRGGDRPVAGMKWISSFPANVDSGLERASAAILLNSLATGHPEALVEGSVISARRTAASAALAAELLTRADRPEGVALIGCGVINAAILRHLAAALPSLTAVTLYDHSPERATRFAADAAAYAPGLTVSRADSLDEALGAHRLVSFATTAGVPHTGLDAVRPGSVVLHVSLRDLRPEALLDAHNIVDDADHVCRERTSLHLAEQLTGGRAFIDASIGQLLTGEVEFTRQPGRTVVFSPFGLGVLDLALADHVHGEAVRQGLGVPVDGFLPGPGA; this comes from the coding sequence ATGATCGTCATCCGGCACGCCGACGTCGAGAAACTCCTCGAAGGCCGTGAGACGGACAACATCCGTACCGTGGCCGAGGCATACCGGCTGCACGCCTCGGGTGAGACCGCCGTCCCGCACTCCGTTTTCCTGCGCTTCCCCGGCCGGGAACGGGACCGCATCATCGGACTGCCGGCCTACCGCGGCGGCGACCGGCCCGTCGCCGGAATGAAGTGGATCTCCTCCTTCCCGGCGAACGTCGACTCCGGACTGGAGCGCGCCAGCGCCGCGATCCTCCTCAACTCCCTGGCCACCGGCCACCCGGAGGCCCTGGTGGAGGGCTCGGTGATCTCGGCCCGTCGCACGGCGGCCAGTGCCGCGCTCGCCGCCGAGCTGCTGACCCGCGCGGACCGGCCGGAGGGCGTCGCGCTGATCGGCTGCGGCGTCATCAACGCGGCGATCCTGCGCCACCTGGCCGCCGCGCTGCCCTCCCTCACCGCCGTCACCCTGTACGACCACTCTCCGGAGCGCGCGACCCGGTTCGCGGCCGACGCCGCCGCCTACGCCCCCGGGCTCACGGTCTCCCGGGCCGACAGCCTCGACGAGGCCCTCGGCGCGCACCGGCTGGTCTCCTTCGCCACCACGGCCGGAGTGCCGCACACCGGACTGGACGCCGTGCGGCCCGGCAGCGTGGTCCTGCACGTCTCTCTGCGCGACCTGCGGCCCGAGGCCCTGCTCGACGCCCACAACATCGTCGACGACGCCGACCACGTGTGCCGCGAGCGCACCTCCCTCCACCTGGCCGAGCAGCTCACCGGCGGACGCGCCTTCATCGACGCGTCCATCGGTCAACTGCTCACCGGCGAGGTGGAGTTCACCCGGCAGCCCGGCCGGACGGTGGTCTTCTCGCCGTTCGGGCTCGGCGTGCTGGACCTGGCCCTCGCCGACCACGTGCACGGCGAGGCGGTGCGCCAGGGCCTCGGCGTACCGGTCGACGGCTTCCTGCCGGGACCCGGCGCCTGA
- a CDS encoding MbtH family protein, which produces MSTEQTDDRTYLVVHNDEEQYSIWWAERELPAGWTAEGTQGSKDECLARIAEVWTDMRPRSLRERMDSAAA; this is translated from the coding sequence ATGAGCACCGAGCAGACCGACGACCGCACCTACCTCGTCGTCCACAACGACGAGGAGCAGTACTCGATCTGGTGGGCCGAGCGCGAGCTGCCCGCCGGCTGGACCGCCGAGGGCACCCAGGGCTCCAAGGACGAGTGCCTGGCCCGGATCGCCGAGGTCTGGACGGACATGCGCCCGCGCAGCCTGCGCGAGCGCATGGACTCCGCCGCGGCCTGA
- a CDS encoding non-ribosomal peptide synthetase → MTAEHRSGDAPDIRPRPSAAGATELLHEAFAAQALRTPRAVAVAEADGGRTLTYEELDRAANRTAHHLRGLGAGPESVVGVALERGTDLVVALLGVWKAGAAYLPLDPGQPPARLTGLVRRAGVRTVFAGPALEGALRDAGARRTGLEDMPAGLPETAPEPGTGPDHAAYTVFTSGSTGTPKAVVVTHAGIANRVRWTVRTHHLGAADRILQKTSIGFDAAAWEVFAPLVSGGTVVLAPHGAERDPAALLRSVADSRATVLQVVPSVLRALVEESDWSGCEALRLVFSAGEPLHGELVARLRERAGSAARVWNTYGPTECSIDITAQPVDPSTTSGPIPIGRPLPHTRVLVLDPNGDPVPIGTTGELYAGGVGVGRGYLGRPDLTAERFVPDPYAAEPGSRLYRTGDLVRWRADRTLDYVGRIDHQVKVNGVRIEPAEIEAVLAAHPQVTGAVVLPYEAEGGSKRLAAHLATTAELTADALRTFLRDRLPDSHVPSFFHTVDAFPLTANGKVDRALLPTPGEIAAAEQPAFTAPRTPGEQLVADAWAGLLGLDRVGAHDDFFALGGTSLQLTRLAARLRAASGEHISLRGLLTGTTVEAQARLLGGAAPADEPPLLPVPRDGALPLSSGQSRLWFLDRMHPGSPEWVAPLFLRLPATTATDTVRHALDTLTARHEALRTRYPDRGGEPYQVIAEPAADRVELRVEDIADRDRDGLGALFGEQFRRGFDLARGPLWRALLARTPGEDHVLLLTLHHITVDGWSTVILERELRELCAAHAEGRAPRLTDPAVQYADYGSWQQARHTEEFIARELDHWRGALDGIAPLDLPTDRPRPGERDPRGAVVPFQVAPELAARLTELGRAHGATPFMTLLTAYAALVARYSGQWDVPVGTPVAGRGNPETEGTVGFFLNSLVVRCRLEPGLNFAEALDRVRATARSAFAHQELPFERLVDELQPERDLSRTPLYQVAFDLHSEGVTSVATEDTDMAAFTAAWQVAKTDLSLFMRHTEDGALDGVLEYAASLFDHTTAERMARHFVALLREAAARPDLPLAAFDLLDGQERHQLLAGWNDTGIAAESESVLGLFEAWATADPDAPVVAHGSETVRYADLDARANRLAHELRSRGVRAESRVAVLLDRSPELIVTLLAVWKAGAAYVPVDPTCPPDRLAAIRATADARTIVTSTAYAGHAGDGAVLVDTDADAAAIAARPTTPPERVEDLDRLAYVIFTSGSTGTPKGVEVTHRGLVNHVAWAARELAPTDNGGAPLFSSIAFDLVVPNLWVPLVTGQRLFLLPQDTDLADLGKHLAAAEPFSFVKLTPGHLDVLSLQLGGAEAGALAPVLVVAGEPFSRGTLERWRALAPGTRLINEYGPTEASVGTSVFEVPEDSAVEVQPIGRPLPNMTMYVLDGRLQPVPVGVPGELYVGGTGVARGYAGRADLTAERFLPDPFAGHAGARFYRTGDLVRRGPGGDVEFLGRIDDQVKIRGYRVELGEIQAVLAEHPSLREVFVGVHEPAEGEKQLVAHYVAENSGAEVTDGDLAEHAALRLPDYMVPTAYVALEAMPLNANGKVDRRALPTPGADAGQDADRHVPPSGPVEERIAEIWTDLLGAQVGAHDNFFHIGGNSILAIRLISRIQEEFEIDFAVRTVFEGPTVARLAATVEERIRAEIAALTDSELVNDELLVKELEA, encoded by the coding sequence GTGACCGCCGAACACCGGTCGGGTGACGCCCCCGACATCCGTCCCCGGCCGTCGGCGGCCGGAGCCACCGAGCTGCTGCACGAAGCCTTCGCCGCGCAGGCCCTCCGTACCCCGCGGGCCGTCGCCGTCGCCGAGGCCGACGGCGGGCGCACGCTGACGTACGAGGAACTGGACCGGGCGGCCAACCGCACGGCCCACCACCTGCGCGGCCTGGGCGCCGGCCCGGAGTCCGTGGTCGGCGTGGCCCTCGAGCGCGGCACCGACCTGGTCGTGGCCCTGCTCGGGGTGTGGAAGGCCGGAGCGGCGTACCTGCCGCTCGACCCCGGTCAGCCGCCCGCACGGCTGACCGGCCTGGTCCGCCGGGCGGGCGTCCGGACCGTGTTCGCGGGCCCCGCCCTCGAAGGAGCCCTCCGCGACGCCGGGGCCCGCCGCACCGGCCTCGAGGACATGCCCGCAGGGCTCCCCGAGACCGCGCCCGAGCCCGGCACCGGACCGGACCACGCGGCCTACACGGTCTTCACCTCCGGCTCCACCGGCACCCCCAAGGCCGTGGTCGTCACCCACGCCGGCATCGCCAACCGCGTGAGGTGGACGGTCCGCACGCACCACCTCGGCGCCGCGGACCGCATCCTGCAGAAGACCTCCATCGGCTTCGACGCAGCCGCCTGGGAAGTCTTCGCGCCCCTCGTCAGCGGCGGCACCGTGGTCCTCGCCCCGCACGGCGCCGAACGCGACCCGGCCGCGCTGCTGCGCTCCGTCGCCGACAGCCGGGCCACCGTCCTCCAGGTCGTACCGTCCGTACTGCGGGCCCTGGTCGAGGAGAGCGACTGGAGCGGCTGCGAAGCGCTGCGGCTGGTCTTCTCCGCGGGCGAGCCCCTGCACGGCGAGCTCGTGGCCCGGCTGCGCGAGCGGGCCGGCTCCGCCGCCCGGGTCTGGAACACCTACGGCCCCACCGAGTGCTCCATCGACATCACCGCCCAGCCGGTGGACCCGTCCACCACCAGCGGGCCGATCCCCATCGGCCGCCCCCTTCCCCACACCCGGGTCCTGGTCCTCGACCCCAACGGCGACCCCGTGCCGATCGGCACCACCGGCGAGCTCTACGCGGGCGGCGTCGGCGTGGGCCGCGGCTACCTCGGCCGCCCCGACCTGACCGCCGAGCGGTTCGTCCCCGACCCCTACGCCGCCGAGCCCGGCTCCCGCCTCTACCGCACCGGCGACCTGGTCCGCTGGCGGGCCGACCGCACCCTCGACTACGTCGGCCGCATCGACCACCAGGTCAAGGTGAACGGCGTACGGATCGAGCCCGCCGAGATCGAGGCCGTCCTCGCCGCCCACCCCCAGGTGACCGGCGCCGTCGTCCTGCCCTACGAGGCCGAGGGCGGCAGCAAGCGGCTCGCCGCGCACCTCGCCACCACCGCCGAACTCACCGCGGACGCCCTGCGCACCTTCCTGCGCGACCGGCTGCCCGACAGCCACGTCCCCTCCTTCTTCCACACCGTCGACGCCTTCCCGTTGACCGCCAACGGCAAGGTCGACCGCGCCCTGCTGCCCACCCCCGGCGAGATCGCCGCCGCCGAGCAGCCCGCCTTCACCGCCCCCCGCACCCCGGGGGAACAGCTCGTCGCCGACGCCTGGGCCGGCCTCCTCGGCCTCGACCGGGTCGGCGCCCACGACGACTTCTTCGCCCTCGGCGGCACCTCCCTCCAGCTGACCCGGCTCGCCGCCAGGCTGCGTGCCGCCTCCGGCGAGCACATCTCGCTGCGCGGACTGCTCACCGGTACGACCGTCGAGGCGCAGGCCCGCCTGCTCGGCGGCGCTGCCCCCGCCGACGAGCCGCCGCTGCTGCCCGTGCCCCGCGACGGCGCCCTGCCGCTCTCCTCCGGGCAGAGCCGCCTCTGGTTCCTCGACCGCATGCACCCCGGCAGCCCCGAGTGGGTGGCGCCGCTGTTCCTGCGGCTGCCCGCCACCACCGCCACCGATACCGTGCGGCACGCCCTCGACACCCTCACCGCCCGCCACGAGGCGCTGCGCACCCGCTACCCGGACCGGGGCGGCGAGCCGTACCAGGTCATCGCCGAGCCGGCTGCCGACCGCGTCGAACTGCGCGTCGAGGACATCGCCGACCGCGACCGGGACGGCCTCGGAGCCCTGTTCGGCGAGCAGTTCCGGCGCGGCTTCGACCTGGCGCGCGGCCCGCTGTGGCGGGCCCTGCTCGCCCGGACCCCGGGGGAGGACCACGTCCTCCTGCTGACGCTCCACCACATCACCGTCGACGGCTGGTCCACCGTCATCCTGGAGCGCGAACTGCGCGAGCTGTGCGCGGCCCACGCAGAGGGACGCGCACCCCGCCTCACCGACCCGGCCGTCCAGTACGCCGACTACGGCTCCTGGCAGCAGGCCCGGCACACCGAGGAGTTCATCGCGCGGGAGCTCGACCACTGGCGCGGCGCCCTCGACGGCATCGCCCCCCTCGACCTGCCCACCGACCGGCCGCGCCCGGGCGAACGCGACCCGCGCGGCGCCGTCGTCCCCTTCCAGGTGGCCCCCGAACTGGCCGCCCGCCTCACCGAGCTGGGCCGCGCGCACGGCGCCACGCCCTTCATGACCCTGCTCACCGCCTACGCCGCGCTCGTCGCCCGCTACAGCGGCCAGTGGGACGTTCCGGTGGGCACCCCGGTGGCCGGACGCGGCAACCCCGAGACCGAGGGCACCGTCGGCTTCTTCCTGAACTCGCTGGTCGTCCGCTGCCGGCTGGAGCCCGGCCTGAACTTCGCCGAGGCCCTGGACCGGGTCCGGGCGACCGCCCGGTCCGCCTTCGCCCACCAGGAACTCCCCTTCGAGCGGCTCGTCGACGAGCTCCAGCCCGAGCGGGACCTCTCGCGCACGCCCCTCTACCAGGTCGCCTTCGACCTGCACAGCGAGGGCGTCACCAGCGTCGCCACCGAGGACACCGACATGGCGGCCTTCACCGCCGCCTGGCAGGTCGCCAAGACGGACCTGTCGCTGTTCATGCGGCACACCGAGGACGGGGCCCTGGACGGCGTCCTGGAGTACGCCGCCTCCCTCTTCGACCACACCACCGCGGAGCGGATGGCCCGGCACTTCGTGGCGCTGCTCCGAGAGGCCGCCGCCCGCCCGGACCTGCCGCTGGCCGCGTTCGACCTGCTCGACGGCCAAGAGCGGCACCAGCTGCTCGCCGGCTGGAACGACACCGGCATCGCCGCCGAGTCGGAGAGCGTCCTCGGCCTCTTCGAGGCATGGGCCACCGCGGACCCCGACGCCCCCGTCGTCGCCCACGGCTCCGAGACCGTCCGCTACGCCGACCTCGACGCCCGCGCCAACCGGCTCGCCCACGAGCTGCGCTCCCGCGGCGTGCGCGCCGAATCCCGGGTCGCCGTGCTCCTCGACCGGAGCCCCGAGCTGATCGTCACCCTGCTGGCCGTGTGGAAGGCCGGCGCCGCCTACGTCCCGGTCGACCCCACCTGCCCGCCCGACCGGCTCGCCGCGATCCGCGCGACCGCCGACGCCCGGACCATCGTCACCAGCACCGCCTACGCCGGGCACGCCGGCGACGGAGCGGTCCTGGTCGACACGGACGCGGACGCGGCCGCCATCGCGGCCCGGCCCACGACCCCGCCCGAGCGGGTCGAGGACCTGGACCGGCTCGCGTACGTCATCTTCACCTCGGGTTCGACGGGTACGCCCAAGGGCGTCGAGGTCACCCACCGCGGTCTGGTCAACCACGTGGCGTGGGCCGCTCGGGAGCTGGCGCCGACCGACAACGGCGGAGCCCCGCTGTTCTCCTCGATCGCCTTCGACCTCGTCGTACCGAACCTGTGGGTGCCGCTCGTCACCGGCCAGCGCCTGTTCCTGCTGCCCCAGGACACGGACCTCGCGGACCTCGGCAAGCACCTCGCGGCGGCCGAGCCCTTCAGCTTCGTCAAACTCACCCCGGGCCATTTGGACGTGCTGTCCTTGCAGTTGGGTGGGGCAGAGGCGGGGGCTTTGGCTCCGGTGTTGGTGGTGGCGGGTGAGCCGTTTTCGCGGGGGACGTTGGAGCGGTGGCGTGCGCTGGCTCCGGGGACGCGTTTGATCAATGAGTACGGGCCGACGGAGGCGTCGGTGGGTACCTCGGTGTTCGAGGTTCCGGAGGATTCGGCGGTGGAGGTCCAGCCGATCGGGCGGCCGCTGCCGAACATGACGATGTACGTACTGGACGGCCGGTTGCAGCCGGTCCCGGTGGGTGTGCCGGGTGAGCTGTACGTGGGTGGCACGGGTGTGGCTCGCGGCTACGCCGGCCGTGCGGACCTGACGGCGGAGCGTTTTCTCCCGGATCCCTTCGCGGGGCACGCGGGTGCGCGTTTCTACCGGACCGGTGACCTGGTCCGCCGTGGCCCGGGCGGGGACGTGGAGTTCCTGGGCCGGATCGACGACCAGGTCAAGATCCGCGGCTACCGCGTCGAACTCGGCGAGATCCAGGCCGTCCTGGCGGAACACCCCTCCCTCCGAGAGGTGTTCGTCGGCGTCCACGAGCCCGCCGAAGGCGAAAAGCAGCTCGTCGCCCACTACGTGGCGGAGAACAGCGGGGCCGAGGTCACGGACGGCGACCTCGCCGAGCACGCCGCACTCCGCCTGCCCGACTACATGGTCCCCACCGCCTACGTGGCGCTGGAAGCCATGCCCCTCAACGCCAACGGCAAGGTCGACCGACGCGCCCTCCCCACCCCCGGAGCCGACGCCGGCCAGGACGCCGACCGGCACGTACCGCCGAGCGGACCGGTGGAGGAACGCATCGCCGAGATCTGGACGGATCTGCTGGGCGCCCAGGTCGGCGCGCACGACAACTTCTTCCACATCGGCGGCAACTCGATCCTCGCGATCCGGCTCATCTCCCGCATCCAGGAGGAGTTCGAGATCGACTTCGCGGTGCGGACGGTGTTCGAGGGCCCCACGGTCGCCCGGCTGGCGGCCACCGTCGAGGAGCGCATCAGGGCGGAGATCGCCGCGCTCACCGACTCGGAACTGGTGAATGACGAACTGCTGGTGAAGGAGCTCGAAGCATGA